One Streptococcus sp. DTU_2020_1001019_1_SI_AUS_MUR_006 DNA window includes the following coding sequences:
- a CDS encoding phage holin family protein, with translation MQIEFFNFLRSVVQTEDGLVLYALALIVSMEIIDFVTGTIAAIANPDIEYKSKIGINGLLRKILGVLLLMILIPMSVLLPEKTGFAFLYSIYLGYIAFTFQSLIENYRKLKGNVTLFQPILKAFQRLLEKDDDKNKGE, from the coding sequence ATGCAAATCGAATTTTTCAATTTTTTAAGAAGTGTCGTCCAGACTGAGGACGGACTGGTCTTGTACGCTCTAGCTTTGATTGTCTCGATGGAAATCATTGATTTTGTTACAGGGACAATTGCTGCTATCGCAAACCCTGACATCGAGTATAAGAGTAAAATCGGCATCAATGGGCTCCTTCGTAAGATTTTAGGAGTCCTCTTGTTAATGATCCTTATCCCAATGTCTGTTCTACTTCCTGAGAAGACAGGCTTCGCATTCTTGTACTCGATTTATCTCGGGTACATTGCATTTACTTTTCAATCCCTCATTGAAAATTACCGGAAACTAAAAGGAAATGTCACTCTTTTTCAGCCGATTTTAAAAGCGTTTCAGCGATTACTTGAAAAAGATGACGACAAAAACAAAGGAGAATAA
- a CDS encoding phage holin translates to MINWKLRLQNKATLIALLGAIFLMAQQFGLEIPKNIQDGVNTFVYILVLIGVVNDPTTAGISDSKRALEYYEPSED, encoded by the coding sequence ATGATTAACTGGAAATTGCGTTTGCAAAATAAAGCAACACTTATTGCCCTTTTGGGGGCAATCTTTTTGATGGCTCAACAATTCGGTCTTGAAATTCCCAAAAATATCCAAGACGGTGTGAACACATTCGTTTACATCCTTGTATTGATTGGTGTTGTTAACGACCCAACAACAGCAGGGATTTCAGACAGCAAACGTGCGCTAGAATATTACGAACCAAGCGAAGATTAG
- a CDS encoding DUF1366 domain-containing protein: MKLEYGTKSQEFDASGKESATKVTLVNADGAIVPILLPADKISLSNTELFELALEALYQENFPQRAEKEKFNQVEAQLQQNKEMAAKVEQATTENKENLDAASEILEIMIALSVYQNGGMPTFAYSKVANFIKPLVKGTRYSNGDIIAMPYPFETNAKWPKGTQTIFMFQMRANEGFTYKDQALSDMLQQGVLTVVMPRID; encoded by the coding sequence ATGAAATTAGAGTACGGGACAAAGTCCCAAGAATTTGATGCAAGCGGGAAAGAATCCGCTACAAAGGTCACGTTAGTCAATGCAGATGGCGCTATTGTGCCAATCTTGCTACCAGCTGATAAAATCAGCCTATCAAACACAGAGCTTTTCGAGCTTGCTCTGGAGGCTCTCTATCAGGAGAATTTCCCACAGCGTGCTGAGAAGGAGAAATTTAACCAGGTAGAAGCTCAGTTGCAACAAAACAAGGAAATGGCAGCCAAGGTGGAGCAAGCTACCACTGAGAATAAGGAAAATCTTGATGCGGCCTCAGAGATCCTTGAGATCATGATTGCTTTGTCAGTATATCAAAATGGAGGTATGCCTACATTTGCTTATAGCAAGGTTGCTAATTTCATCAAGCCTCTTGTTAAAGGTACACGCTACTCAAATGGAGACATCATTGCCATGCCTTATCCATTTGAAACCAATGCCAAATGGCCAAAAGGTACGCAAACTATCTTTATGTTTCAAATGAGAGCAAACGAGGGGTTCACATACAAAGACCAAGCACTCTCTGACATGCTGCAGCAAGGTGTGCTTACTGTAGTTATGCCACGGATCGATTAA
- a CDS encoding GH25 family lysozyme, which produces MKKNDLFIDVSSHNGYDITGILADMGTQNTIIKISESTSYINPCLSAQVEQSNPIGFYHFAWFGGDIEEAEREARYFLDNVPQKVKYLCLDYEDHASGDKQANTDACIRFMEILKENGYEPIYYSYKPFTLNNIYYEQILAKFPNSLWIAGYGLNDGTANFEYFPSMDGIRWWQYSSNPYDKNIVLLDDEDAKPKWKRNDTGWWYEYPDGSYPKEEWEKIDGTWYYFDERGYLIASRWLKDDGKWYYLKENGAMAIGWVFVNGKWYYLDTSGSMVTGWVQYKDKLYHLKEENGAMSSKELVQVEGGWYYVNEDGSRSDKPVLTVLPDGLIVTTK; this is translated from the coding sequence ATGAAGAAAAACGACTTATTCATCGACGTATCTAGCCACAATGGATACGATATTACAGGTATTTTGGCTGACATGGGTACACAGAATACCATTATAAAAATTTCTGAAAGTACAAGCTATATCAACCCTTGCCTGTCCGCTCAAGTGGAGCAATCCAATCCGATTGGCTTCTATCATTTTGCTTGGTTTGGTGGTGACATTGAAGAAGCTGAGCGAGAGGCACGCTACTTCCTTGATAATGTGCCCCAAAAAGTAAAATACTTGTGCCTTGACTACGAAGATCACGCTAGCGGAGATAAACAAGCAAATACAGATGCTTGTATTCGCTTTATGGAAATTCTCAAAGAAAATGGCTATGAGCCAATCTATTATAGCTACAAGCCATTCACGCTCAATAATATTTATTATGAGCAGATTCTTGCGAAATTCCCAAACAGCCTTTGGATTGCAGGCTATGGTTTGAATGATGGTACAGCTAACTTTGAATATTTTCCATCAATGGATGGTATCCGCTGGTGGCAATACTCTTCAAATCCGTACGACAAAAACATTGTTTTACTAGATGATGAAGATGCTAAGCCAAAATGGAAAAGAAACGATACTGGATGGTGGTATGAATACCCTGACGGCTCTTATCCAAAAGAAGAATGGGAAAAGATCGATGGTACCTGGTACTACTTCGACGAGAGAGGTTATTTAATAGCTTCTCGCTGGTTGAAGGATGATGGTAAATGGTATTATCTCAAAGAAAACGGCGCCATGGCCATTGGTTGGGTGTTTGTGAATGGCAAATGGTACTATCTTGATACTTCAGGATCGATGGTCACTGGTTGGGTTCAGTACAAAGACAAACTATACCATCTCAAAGAAGAGAATGGTGCAATGTCTTCAAAAGAGCTTGTCCAAGTTGAAGGTGGCTGGTACTACGTCAACGAGGATGGCAGTCGTTCAGACAAACCAGTGCTTACTGTCCTCCCCGATGGTTTAATTGTTACCACAAAATAA